In Trifolium pratense cultivar HEN17-A07 linkage group LG7, ARS_RC_1.1, whole genome shotgun sequence, a genomic segment contains:
- the LOC123893789 gene encoding aspartic proteinase CDR1-like: MSKHSFLTLLFFSLYFIISFSHALNNGFSVELIHRDSPKSPLYQPTQNKYQHLVNSARRSINRANHFYKNSLTNTPQSDVIHESGEYLMTYSVGTPPFNIYGIIDTGSDIVWLQCEPCEQCYNQTTPIFNPSKSSSYKNIPCSSDLCQSVRSSSGDLSIETLTLDSTTGHSVAFPKTTIGCGHQGTFHGAASGIVGLGLGAASPTTQLKSSIGGKFSYCLLPYSDESNRTSKLNFGEAAVVSGDGVSSTPLVKKDPPIFYYLTLEAFSVENDRVLFSEGSGDEGNIIIDSGTTLTLLPDYVYTNLESAVVEKVKLDRVDDPNQIFSLCYSITSDDYDFPLIKAHFKGADVQLHSTSTFVKVADGIVCFAFQSSEIGPIFGNLAQQNLLVGYDIQQNIVSFKATDCTKL; encoded by the exons ATGAGTAAACATTCCTTTCTTacccttcttttcttttccctttatttcattatttcttTTTCCCATGCACTAAACAATGGTTTTAGTGTTGAGCTTATCCACCGTGACTCTCCAAAATCACCTCTATACCAACCAACACAAAACAAATACCAACATCTTGTCAATTCTGCACGTCGTTCCATCAATCGAGCCAATCATTTCTATAAAAATTCCCTCACTAATACACCTCAATCAGATGTAATCCATGAAAGCGGTGAGTATTTGATGACTTATTCAGTTGGTACTCCACCGTTCAATATATATGGTATTATTGATACAGGTAGTGACATTGTTTGGCTTCAATGCGAGCCTTGTGAACAATGTTACAATCAAACCACTCCTATATTTAATCCTTCAAAATCGTCAAGTTACAAAAATATTCCTTGCTCTTCTGACTTATGCCAATCTGTGAGAAGCAGCTCTG GAGATCTTAGTATTGAGACTCTTACATTGGATTCCACGACGGGTCATTCTGTTGCATTTCCCAAAACTACTATAGGATGTGGacaccaag GGACGTTTCACGGAGCAGCCTCTGGTATAGTTGGTCTAGGACTTGGAGCAGCGTCTCCTACAACACAACTGAAGTCTTCAATTGGTGGTAAATTCTCTTATTGTTTGCTGCCATATTCAGATGAGTCAAACAGGACGAGCAAACTCAATTTTGGAGAAGCCGCTGTTGTTTCTGGTGATGGTGTTTCGTCGACTCCTTTAGTAAAAAAGGACCCtccaattttttactatttgacATTGGAAGCATTTAGTGTGGAAAACGATAGAGTATTATTTTCAGAGGGTAGTGGTGATGAGGGTAACATCATAATTGATTCAGGTACAACATTGACGCTTTTACCCGATTATGTTTATACAAATTTGGAATCAGCTGTGGTAGAAAAAGTGAAACTAGACCGTGTTGATGATCCTAATCAAATATTCAGCCTTTGTTATAGCATCACATCAGATGATTATGATTTTCCTCTAATCAAAGCACATTTTAAAGGCGCAGATGTGCAATTGCATTCTACTAGTACCTTTGTTAAAGTAGCTGATGGCATTGTTTGCTTTGCTTTTCAGTCATCTGAAATTGGTCCAATCTTTGGGAACTTAGCTCAACAGAATTTGTTGGTTGGTTATGATATTCAACAAAATATCGTGTCGTTTAAGGCTACAGATTGTACCAAGCTGtaa